The nucleotide window CGATAGCCGTGGCGGTGCCCCCCTTGGCGGGCAGCATACGATCGAAAAAACCTCTTCCGTAGCCTATGCGTTTGCGCCGACGATCGAACGCGACGCCGGGAATGATGACCACGTCCGCTTCGCTGAAGGCGACGATGGGCCATTCTTCCTCCGGTTCGAGAATTCCGCCGTAGCCTTCGATGAAACTCTTGCCGGCATGATTCCCGCAAAAGAGCGAAGGGTCGCATAGGTGCATGGTAAGAGTGTCGGTCCCCGATACCCGCGGCATTAAAATGCGCTCGAGCGAAGTGTCGGGCGCAGTAAGCAAATCGCATAATGTCGGCAAGATATTGATTTCACCGCCGAAAGGAACATAAGCCGAAATGGTACGGGCGGAGCGCAGGACGGGGAGCGAGAGGAGTTGCAAAGAAAGTTGCTTTGCGGCTCGAGTTCTGGCATCGCCGTCGTAAGAACGCCGACGGGCAAGTGCATCTTTACGTAGCTCAGACTTTGTTAGCATTGTTTTCACCTTATCGGTCCCGGCTGTTATTGTCTCAGCACGATAACTTTTCAGATTCCGAGCGCTTCCGAATTCATCCCCTGATGACTCCCAATTTTTGGAGGAGTGTTCCCACGAGTAATACCGCAGCAAGTCCGATGATTATGACGGTTGTCGCCCACGCGAGCGCGTTGGTCGTTTTGCCATTCGTGTACTTCCCCATAATACGCTTATCGTTGACGATTTTGATTTGAAAAATCATCAGAATCGGCAACAAAATGCCGTTGACTGCTTGCGACATCACCATGATGGTAATCAGGGGAGCGTTCGGAATCAGTATGATGACCGCGCCGACGGCGAGTTCGGATGTGAATATTAAATTGAATGCCGGTGCTTCGGAAAAGGAACGGTCGATTCCGCGCTCCCATCCGAATGCTTCGGTCACCGCGTATGCCGCCGTCAAAGGCAAAATACATGCCGCGAGAAGTGAAGCCCCGGCCAATCCGACCGCGAACAGGATGGTTGCGTATTTGCCGGCCACCGGCGCGAGTGCGAGCGCGGCTGCTTTT belongs to Coriobacteriia bacterium and includes:
- a CDS encoding 5-formyltetrahydrofolate cyclo-ligase; its protein translation is MLTKSELRKDALARRRSYDGDARTRAAKQLSLQLLSLPVLRSARTISAYVPFGGEINILPTLCDLLTAPDTSLERILMPRVSGTDTLTMHLCDPSLFCGNHAGKSFIEGYGGILEPEEEWPIVAFSEADVVIIPGVAFDRRRKRIGYGRGFFDRMLPAKGGTATAIGVIFDDLLYDELPCEDHDVAMDIVVSPSEIV